A single genomic interval of uncultured Pseudodesulfovibrio sp. harbors:
- the rplB gene encoding 50S ribosomal protein L2 — MATRKLKPTSPGRRFQTISDFAEITRTTPEKSLTKGLTKKAGRNNNGRVTMRRRGGGHKTLYRIIDFKRNKLGIPAKVAEIEYDPNRSARIALLHYADGEKRYILAPVGLNQGDTILAGEGADIKPGNAMDLAKIPTGTVVHNIELHPGKGGQFCRAAGTYAQLIAKEGKYALLRMPSGEVRKVLATCCATVGQVGNIHHENIKIGKAGRNRWLGRRPKVRGVAMNPIDHPLGGGEGRSSGGRHPVSPWGVPAKGYKTRNKKKASSKLIVKRRGQK; from the coding sequence ATGGCAACCCGTAAGCTGAAGCCTACTTCTCCGGGCCGCCGGTTCCAGACGATCTCCGATTTTGCAGAGATCACCCGGACCACTCCCGAGAAGTCGCTGACCAAGGGCCTGACCAAGAAGGCCGGTCGCAATAACAATGGTCGTGTCACCATGCGCCGTCGTGGCGGTGGTCACAAGACCCTGTACCGTATCATCGATTTCAAGCGTAACAAGCTGGGTATCCCGGCCAAGGTCGCCGAGATCGAGTACGATCCCAACCGCAGCGCCCGTATCGCCCTTCTGCACTACGCAGACGGTGAGAAGCGCTACATCCTGGCTCCTGTCGGCCTGAATCAGGGCGACACCATCCTGGCGGGAGAGGGCGCTGATATCAAGCCCGGTAACGCCATGGATCTGGCCAAGATTCCGACTGGTACCGTCGTTCACAACATTGAACTGCATCCCGGAAAGGGCGGCCAGTTCTGTCGTGCAGCTGGTACCTACGCACAGCTGATCGCCAAGGAAGGCAAATACGCCCTGCTGCGTATGCCCTCCGGTGAAGTTCGCAAGGTGCTCGCCACCTGCTGCGCCACCGTCGGTCAGGTTGGTAACATTCATCACGAGAACATCAAGATCGGTAAAGCCGGCCGTAACCGCTGGCTCGGTCGTCGTCCGAAGGTCCGTGGTGTTGCGATGAACCCGATCGATCACCCGTTGGGTGGTGGTGAGGGCCGTAGCTCCGGTGGTCGTCACCCGGTTTCCCCGTGGGGCGTACCTGCCAAGGGCTACAAGACCCGCAACAAGAAGAAGGCTTCCTCGAAGCTTATCGTCAAACGCCGCGGCCAGAAGTAG
- the rpsC gene encoding 30S ribosomal protein S3 has protein sequence MGQKVHPYGFRLGYNKNWLSRWYSKKDYPAFVLQDDQIRKFVKKKLFQAGIARLEIERAGGKVRLIIHTARPGIVIGRKGVEIEKLREELRNKFQTEFTIEVNEIRRPEVEAQLVAENIAQQLERRIAFRRAMKRTVGLARKFGAEGIKVACAGRLAGAEIARGEWYRDGRVPLHTLRADIDYGFAEAATTYGVIGVKVWIFKGEILDKEVEQ, from the coding sequence ATGGGACAGAAAGTACATCCTTACGGTTTTCGTCTGGGGTATAACAAGAACTGGCTGTCCCGCTGGTACAGCAAAAAGGATTACCCTGCGTTTGTCCTCCAGGACGACCAGATCCGCAAGTTCGTTAAGAAAAAACTCTTCCAGGCCGGTATTGCTCGTCTCGAAATCGAGCGTGCAGGCGGGAAGGTTCGCCTGATCATCCACACCGCGCGTCCCGGTATCGTTATCGGTCGCAAGGGTGTAGAGATAGAAAAGTTGCGCGAAGAACTCCGCAACAAGTTTCAAACTGAATTCACCATTGAGGTCAACGAGATCCGTCGACCGGAGGTTGAAGCTCAGCTCGTAGCTGAGAACATCGCCCAGCAGCTCGAACGTCGAATTGCCTTCCGCCGTGCCATGAAGCGTACGGTGGGCCTTGCCAGGAAATTCGGCGCCGAGGGTATCAAAGTTGCGTGTGCAGGCCGGCTTGCCGGTGCTGAAATCGCTCGCGGCGAATGGTACCGTGATGGTCGTGTGCCCCTGCACACCCTCCGTGCCGACATCGACTACGGTTTCGCCGAAGCTGCCACCACCTACGGCGTGATCGGTGTCAAGGTCTGGATCTTCAAAGGTGAGATTCTGGACAAAGAGGTAGAACAGTAA
- the rplV gene encoding 50S ribosomal protein L22, with the protein MEAKAVAKYIRVSPRKTRLVAENIKGKGVEDALNILRFTPKKPAKILSKVLYSAISNAEQMPGVDVDSLIVDTVMINEGPTWKRIQPRAMGRAYRIRKRTSHITIVVKEQ; encoded by the coding sequence ATGGAAGCTAAAGCAGTCGCAAAATACATTCGTGTATCTCCGCGCAAGACCCGCCTGGTCGCTGAGAATATCAAGGGCAAGGGTGTCGAAGACGCTCTGAACATCCTTCGGTTCACCCCGAAGAAGCCTGCAAAGATTCTCAGCAAGGTTCTGTACTCTGCCATTTCCAATGCAGAGCAGATGCCCGGAGTGGACGTTGATTCCCTGATCGTCGATACGGTCATGATCAACGAAGGTCCGACCTGGAAACGCATCCAGCCGCGTGCCATGGGCCGCGCCTATCGCATTCGGAAGCGTACCAGCCACATTACCATCGTAGTGAAGGAACAGTAG
- the rpsS gene encoding 30S ribosomal protein S19 — protein sequence MPRSLKKGPFIDGHLIKKVEVAAENQDRRVIKTWSRRSTIIPEMVGVTFAVHNGRKFIPVFVTENMVGHKLGEFSPTRTYFGHAADKKK from the coding sequence ATGCCTAGATCTCTTAAGAAGGGCCCGTTCATTGACGGCCACCTGATCAAGAAAGTCGAAGTGGCTGCTGAAAATCAGGATCGTCGCGTGATCAAGACTTGGTCCCGCCGTTCCACGATCATCCCCGAGATGGTCGGTGTGACTTTCGCTGTCCATAACGGCCGCAAGTTCATCCCCGTGTTCGTGACCGAAAATATGGTCGGACACAAACTCGGTGAGTTCTCGCCCACCCGTACCTACTTCGGCCACGCTGCCGACAAGAAGAAGTAG